The DNA window CTGCTGCCCGTATTCCCGAGGAACTCAAGGCAGGGATATCACAGTTTCTCTCCCAGCTGACCAGCATGGTGGCGatgatgtcacgcctcatggacatgttgtccgccaccatgcatgggtaagctgagagttgtcagctggaacgccgacgggctggcagATAAGCGGCTGGAACTCAGCCAACTACTGACGGAAATGGATGTGGGACGTCGCTCTTCTCCAGGAGACCCACTTCAGGACGACAGACCGCTTCAGCATCCCCAACTACCAGGTGTACCGCACCGACAGGCAGCTCCAGAACATCCGACCcagcggaggctcggcgatcCTAGTACATCGACGAGTGACTCACCGActcctggcagcagtccctgccccaggaATCGAGATCACTCGGGTTGCCGTCCAGTACAGTGGAAACTGAACTGGAGATCGCCTCCGTGTATAATCCGCCTCAGCGGATCATCCAGCCACGCTGCCTCGATGCCCTGCTGCGACCTGGCTCCCCTGCACTTGTTGCCGGGGACCTGAACGCCAAAcacctggactggggatgccggaacaccaatTCCACCGGCAGAGacctccaccgtctcctggaaaACCGACTCCACATCCGACTACTGACACCCGAGGAGCCCACCCACTACAACTACAATGGGCGacacctcccggacatactggatatcggtctagctggctcgctggacggacacatcgaggtgtttgcagtgtctgatctctcatcagaccacgtgccagttgtttTTGACTTCCCGGACGACGGAGCTCCATCctatcctcctactcgtcccaacaagatcaactggcaccactatgcaaaccacctcgctgaccgacatcggccaccaccaactcctgccgagtcaccggaccagctagaccgacaggTACTCGACTTGACCACCACCCTCCAGGaggctatgacggcctcgtcatcccCTCTCTCCCGGACCGACTTCACTCCACCTCTGCCCGAGGAGCTGAGAGAGGAGATACGTCTTCgacgcagactgcgaagggagtatcagcagtcccgttgtccccacgccaagcagaccttcaaccgccaggccaggaagtgctctcgtctcctggcggaacacagagcggctgcgtgggatgacttcgtggaacatcaagctgacggtggtgtcggcggcatctggaaaatctccagggccctccgaggggagaagaagaccaaccggcCACTCCATGGCCAGCGTGGCATTGTCTACTCCCCTGAAGATCGAGcggaggccttcgccgacaccatggaagaccaattctccccacacgcggatgtctacgacgaggacacctGTGAGACCATCGAAGACTTCCTGGAGGGATACCAACCCGACGAAGACGACccactgcccactgtgactacacttgaagtgcaagaccacattcgccgccttcgcccgaagaaggcccctggcccggactccttgggAACTCCAGcgttgaagaacctgccggcttgggtgatcgtcacgatcacctgcatcttcaactcatgccttcGCCTGGcccacttcccgaccacctggaaggatgccaaggtgatcgtgatacccaagcccggcaaggaccctctcttcccggagaaccacaggccgatctccctcctgcctgtgctctccaaaaTCCTGGAGAAGATCGTCCTAGCGAGATTTCCCGAGGAGTTCTTcgcgtctatcaggacagaacaattcggcttccgcaccggccactccaccacccttcagctccgcagagtcctgaacaacatcaccggagctgtagggaggaagcaccactccacttcggtcctgatagacgtgagcaaagccttcgacaaggtgtggcacgagggactgctcttcaagttGACATCGTCACCGTTGCCTGGCAGGATCTTcaggctgctccgcagctatctccacctccggaccttctccgtcagcgttgcccgatccacctccacgacccgcccagtgacatctggtgtgccacaaggatcggtcctcggcccgatcctgtacctgtggtacactaacgactttccggtcgctccgagagtgcagctgtccctgtacgcggacgatgcgctcctcacggccacgtctgccaacctgaggatggctggattctacatccagcggcagctgcacctactggagccctggttgaccaagtggaggattaaggtcaacgttgacaaatgtgaagccataaacttcacgaggacaaggagacaagcggacggccgtcacctgacACTCAACGGTGGCGACATACCATGGAAGAcgtcagtcaagtacctgggggtacttctggactccaagctgaccttcactccccacgtcaagaggatctgcgGTCAAGCAAGGAAGGGcatcggcagcatcggccccctgctcaactccacgaagctaccgaccaggacgaaagcttttttttttttttttttttttttttttttttattgtaaactcagtgtttgtttgaaaataaataaataaacagaaaattatacaattttacagtgaaatcggGGCTacgtttaaaaagaaaaaaggaattgaaaagaaaataaaaaaaaattcctggaataaaatatttatgacgaGCACAAAGTcatataaatttggtattttcgatagaaaaatatagtcgagagcgacttgaaacaaccaggtttacatcggttttacaaacaataagcggtaaaataagcgaaaacgaaagagttattggtggcctttagaaaggccgtttgtgCGGAGCGGGCTCGCTCGTTGCGGGGCGCTGGCCTGCCGGCCGGCTTACTTGGAGCTGGTGTACTTGGTCACGGCCTTGGTACCCTCGCTCACGGCGTGCTTGGCCAACTCGCCGGGCAACAGGAGCCTGACGGCGGTCTGGATCTCCCGCGACGTGATGGTCGACCGCTTGTTGTAGTGGGCCAGGGCGGGAAGCTTCGGCGGCTATGCGCTCGAATATGTCGTTCACGAAGCTGTTCATGATGGACATGGCCTTGCTGGAGACGCGGGTGTCGGGGATGGACCTGTTTCAGTACCTTGTAGATGTAGATGGCATAAAACTCTCCTTCCTCCTGCGCTTCTTCTTCTTGTCGCCCTTGGTGATGTTTCTTCTGGGCCTTGCCGGCCTTCTTGACGGCTTTTCCGCTCGCTTTCGGTGGCATCCTGAGTCGCTGGTGTACGCCGGGAGTATAGGCCGAAATCAGGTCAGGTCaggtcgctgtgactgtgggggggtggatcccccacttctctcaaggcctctgccggttaggctttttaCCTTGTGTCGCAAGGGTcgaagccctagtagctttcgctacctgtcagtggggtgaatgTCGTGTTGTAGTCGTAGTCGTTCTATGTCGTCAGTCGTCCAttggaagacgcagttgggggacctcctgggctcgaagctcacggatgtgatcccacggagAGGAATCTGCTGCTTCTTcgaggctcgatgtcaggccttccacgaagctcctgatggtaggaacgttggacgaagccctgaccacggtgttcctcacgaaccagggcgacccagtggcccgccggagacaaacgctctggacagcgagcagcTGCCTCCgagcggtcttgcaggtgaggttgtaccatgctggggccgcataagtgagcactggtcgtatcagagccgtgtagagcaggactttcgtcctggtcggtagcttcgtggagttgagcagggggccgatgctgccgatgCCCTTCCTTGCTTGACcgcagatcctcttgacgtggggagtgaaggtcagcttggagtccagaagtacccccaggtacttgactgacgTCTTCCATGGTATGTCGCCACCGTTGAGTgtcaggtgacggccgtccgcttgtctccttgtcctcgtgaagtttatggcttcacatttgtcaacgttgaccttaatcctccacttggtcaaccagggctccagtaggtgcagctgccgctggatgtagaatccagccatcctcaggttggcagacgtggccgtgaggagcgcatcgtccgcgtacagggacagctgcactctcggagcgaccggaaagtcgttagtgtaccacaggtacaggatcgggccgaggaccgatccttgtggcacaccagatgtcactgggcgggtcgtggaggtggatcgggcaacgctgacggagaaggtccggaggtggagatagctgcggagcagcctgAAGATCCTGCCAGGCAACGGTGACGATGTCaacttgaagagcagtccctcgtgccacaccttgtcgaaggctttgctcacgtctatcaggaccgaagtggagtggtgcttcctccctacagctccggtgatgttgttcaggactctgcggagctgaagggtggtggagtggccggtgcggaagccgaattgttctgtcctgatagacgcgAAGAACTCCTCGGGAAATCTCGCTAGGACGATCTTCTCCAGGAttttggagagcacaggcaggagggagatcggcctgtggttctccgggaagagagggtccttgccgggcttgggtatcacgatcaccttggcatccttccaggtggtcgggaagtgggCCAGGCgaaggcatgagttgaagatgcaggtgatcgtgacgatcacccaagccggcaggttcttcaacgCTGGAGTTcccaaggagtccgggccaggggccttcttcgggcgaaggcggcgaatgtggtcttgcacttcaagtgtagtcacagtgggcagtggGTCGTCTTCGTCGGGTTGGTATCCCTCCAGGAAGTCTTCGATGGTCTCACaggtgtcctcgtcgtagacatccgcgtgtggggagaattggtcttccatggtgtcggcgaaggcctccgCTCGATCTTCAGGGGAGTAGACAATGCCACGCTGGCCATGGAGTGgccggttggtcttcttctcccctcggagggccctggagattttccagatgccgccgacaccaccgtcagcttgatgttccacgaagtcatcccacgcagccgctctgtgttccgccaggagacgagagcacttcctggcctggcggttgaaggtctgcttggcgtggggacaacgggactgctgatactcccttcgcagtctgcgtcGAAGACGTATCTCCTCTCTCAGCTCCTCGGGCAGAGGTGGAGTGAAGTCGGTCCGGGAGAGAGgggatgacgaggccgtcatagcctCCTGGAGGGTGGTGGTCAAGTCGAGTAcctgtcggtctagctggtccggtgactcggcaggagttggtggtggccgatgtcggtcagcgaggtggtttgcatagtggtgccagttgatcttgttgggacgagtaggaggatagGATGGAGCTCCGTCGTCCGGGAAGTCAAaaacaactggcacgtggtctgatgagagatcagacactgcaaacacctcgatgtgtccgtccagcgagccagctagaccgatatccagtatgtccgggaggtgtCGCCCATTGTAGTTGTAGTGGGTGGGCTCCTCGGGTGTCAGTAGTCGGATGTGGAGTCGGTtttccaggagacggtggaggtCTCTGCCGGTGGAattggtgttccggcatccccagtccaggtgTTTGGCGTTCAGGTCCCCGGCAACAAGTGCAGGGGAGCCAGGTCGCAGCAGGGCATCGAGGCAGCGTGGCTGGATGATCCGCTGAGGCGGATTATACACGGAGGCGATCTCCAGTTCAGTTCCACTGTACTGGACGGCAACCCGAGTGATCTCGATtcctggggcagggactgctgccaggagTCGGTGAGTCACTCGTCGATGTACTAGgatcgccgagcctccgctgGGTCGGATGTTCTGGAGCTGCCTGTCGGTGCGGTACACCTGGTAGTTGGGGATGCTGAAGCGGTCTGTCGTCCTGAAGTGGGTCTCCTGgagaagagcgacgtccacatccatttccGTCAGTAGTTGGCTGAGTTCCAGCCGCTTATctgccagcccgtcggcgttccagctgacaactctcagcttacccatgcatggtggcggacaacatgtccatgaggcgtgacatcatCGCCACCATGCTGGTCAGCTGGGAGAGAAACTGTGATATCCCTGCCTTGAGTTCCTCGGGAATACGGGCAGCAGGCTGAGAGGTCGGCATGTTGTTTTGTGTGGGCGGCTGGGCCTGAGGTTCTGCGCTAGCAGCCATCTTTGGCAGTTCCAAGCGAGGTTTCGGAGTGGGCCTGGGTAGGGCTGGTCTCCTCTCAGGTCTCACAGGGGCTGGTACGGCTTCTTTCCTCGGGCTCTCTGATCGTGTAAGGTCTCGCGGCTCGGAGATGGGGGTTTTCGCGGCAGGACGAGCTCTccgattttccggcttccgagcAGGTCGGTGTCGGCGACGTCGAACCACCTCGAAGTCCTCGTCTTCTCGGCTGTCAGTGGAGGGCTCTGCGATGTCGTCAGCAGGGGCAGCAGGGGCAGTGTCAGGAGCTTCCCGGGGCTTTGGAGGCTCGGCCCTGGAAGGTTCAGGCCTCCGAGTCCTCTTTGCAGCGGCAGCATAGGAGAGCTGTCTCTCACTCTTAAAGCTTGAGCAACCCCTGTAGTTTGCCGCATGAGCCTCTCCACAGTTGCAGCATCTCGCCGGGGTCGTGGATTCTTTCAGGCAGAGGCTTGAAGGGTGGCCATCACCACAGCGGACACACCGAAGTTCCCGATGGCAGTGACTCGAGCCGTGTCCAAATCCTTGGCAGCGGTGGCATTGGACGGGTCCACTAGGCCTGGTATATTTCCGGACCTCCAGTCTACAGTAAAAGAGTGATCTGACACTGTAGACGTCAGTTGGAGGCCGGAGTCCGTCTCCTCCGCGGAGTGTAatgagccacaggctggtcggttTTCCTCGGCTTGTTTTCAGGAGTTTGGCCTCCACGATTCCGAGGTTTTCTCCATGTAAAGCCTCCGTTATTTCCTCAGGCGACAGGGTGGCTGGTAGCCCCTTTATGACCACCTTGAGGAGTCGCTCGGTGGTCATAGCGAAAGTGTGAAATTTGAGGTTTTGTTCTTGCAGATACCTCTGGAGTTGTCGGAAGTGGGCCACGGTGTTAGTCTTCAGCCGCAGGGTCCGTGCGGTGCAGACTGCCTCCAAGTCGCCCCCAACCAGCTGTTTCAAAGTCACTGCGTggctgccccatcctttggggacgtccatgatgat is part of the Homalodisca vitripennis isolate AUS2020 unplaced genomic scaffold, UT_GWSS_2.1 ScUCBcl_2739;HRSCAF=7798, whole genome shotgun sequence genome and encodes:
- the LOC124372208 gene encoding LOW QUALITY PROTEIN: histone H2B-like (The sequence of the model RefSeq protein was modified relative to this genomic sequence to represent the inferred CDS: deleted 1 base in 1 codon), which codes for MSIMNSFVNDIFERIAAEASRLAHYNKRSTITSREIQTAVRLLLPGELAKHAVSEGTKAVTKYTSSK